The following proteins are encoded in a genomic region of Pseudomonas sp. Os17:
- the ccoO gene encoding cytochrome-c oxidase, cbb3-type subunit II has product MKHETIEKNVGLLMLLMVFAVSIGGLTQIVPLFFQDVTNKPVEGMKPYTALQLEGRDIYIREGCVQCHSQMIRPFRAETERYGHYSVAGESVWDHPFLWGSKRTGPDLARVGGRYSDDWHRAHLYNPRNVVPESKMPAYPWLVNAPVDSSHTETKLKVMRTLGVPYTDEDIAGATATLKGKTEMDALVSYLQVLGTAIKSKR; this is encoded by the coding sequence ATGAAACACGAAACGATTGAAAAAAACGTCGGCCTGCTGATGCTGCTGATGGTCTTCGCGGTGAGCATCGGCGGTCTGACCCAGATCGTCCCGCTGTTCTTCCAGGACGTCACCAACAAGCCGGTGGAAGGCATGAAGCCCTACACCGCGCTGCAACTGGAAGGCCGCGACATCTACATCCGCGAAGGCTGCGTACAGTGCCACTCGCAGATGATCCGTCCGTTCCGCGCCGAAACCGAACGTTATGGCCACTACTCGGTGGCCGGTGAGAGCGTCTGGGACCATCCGTTCCTGTGGGGCTCCAAGCGTACCGGTCCGGACCTGGCCCGAGTGGGCGGCCGCTACTCCGATGACTGGCACCGCGCGCACCTGTACAACCCGCGCAACGTCGTGCCCGAGTCGAAGATGCCGGCTTATCCGTGGCTGGTGAACGCTCCGGTGGATAGCAGCCATACCGAAACCAAGCTCAAGGTCATGCGCACCCTGGGTGTGCCGTACACCGACGAAGACATCGCCGGCGCTACCGCCACGCTCAAGGGCAAGACCGAGATGGACGCCCTGGTGTCCTACCTGCAAGTGCTTGGCACTGCGATCAAGAGCAAGAGGTGA
- the ccoN gene encoding cytochrome-c oxidase, cbb3-type subunit I — MNTSISTAYNYKVVRQFAIMTVVWGIVGMGLGVFLAAQLVWPELNFDLPWTSFGRLRPLHTNAVIFAFGGCALFASSFYSVQRTCQTQLFAPKIAAFCFWGWQLVILLAAISLPLGYTSSKEYAELEWPIDILITIVWVAYAIVFFGTLMQRKTKHIYVGNWFFGAFIITVAILHIVNNLELPVSFTKSYSVYAGATDAMVQWWYGHNAVGFFLTAGFLGMMYYFVPKQAERPVYSYRLSIVHFWALITLYIWAGPHHLHYTALPDWAQSLGMVMSLVLLAPSWGGMINGMMTLSGAWHKLRSDPILRFLVVSLAFYGMSTFEGPMMAIKTVNALSHYTDWTIGHVHAGALGWVAMISIGALYHLIPKVFGREQMYSVGLINTHFWLATIGTVLYIASMWVNGIAQGLMWRAVNEDGTLTYSFVETLVASHPGFIVRLVGGAIFLSGMFLMAYNTWRTVRAAVPAEVNAAAQMA, encoded by the coding sequence ATGAACACTTCTATCAGTACCGCCTACAACTACAAGGTGGTCCGCCAATTCGCCATTATGACGGTGGTGTGGGGCATCGTCGGCATGGGGCTCGGGGTTTTTCTCGCTGCCCAGTTGGTCTGGCCTGAACTCAACTTCGACCTACCGTGGACCAGCTTCGGCCGTCTACGTCCGTTGCACACCAACGCCGTGATCTTCGCCTTTGGTGGCTGCGCGCTGTTTGCCAGCTCGTTCTACTCGGTGCAACGCACCTGCCAGACTCAGCTGTTCGCGCCGAAAATCGCCGCGTTCTGCTTCTGGGGCTGGCAACTGGTCATCCTCCTGGCGGCCATCAGCCTGCCATTGGGCTACACCAGCTCCAAGGAATACGCCGAACTGGAATGGCCGATCGATATCCTGATCACCATTGTCTGGGTGGCCTACGCCATCGTATTCTTCGGCACCCTGATGCAGCGCAAGACCAAGCACATCTATGTGGGTAACTGGTTCTTCGGCGCCTTCATCATCACCGTGGCCATCCTGCACATCGTCAACAACCTGGAACTGCCGGTCAGCTTCACCAAGTCCTACTCGGTGTATGCCGGTGCGACCGATGCGATGGTGCAATGGTGGTACGGCCACAACGCCGTGGGCTTCTTCCTGACCGCGGGCTTCCTGGGGATGATGTACTACTTCGTACCCAAGCAGGCCGAGCGTCCGGTGTACTCCTACCGCTTGTCCATCGTGCACTTCTGGGCATTGATCACCCTGTACATCTGGGCCGGTCCGCACCACTTGCACTACACCGCGCTGCCGGACTGGGCTCAGTCGCTGGGCATGGTGATGTCACTGGTACTGCTGGCGCCAAGCTGGGGCGGTATGATCAACGGCATGATGACCCTCTCGGGCGCCTGGCATAAGCTGCGCAGCGACCCGATCCTGCGCTTCCTGGTGGTGTCCCTGGCGTTCTACGGCATGTCGACCTTCGAAGGTCCGATGATGGCGATCAAGACCGTCAACGCCCTCTCGCACTACACCGACTGGACCATCGGCCACGTACACGCCGGCGCTCTGGGCTGGGTAGCGATGATCTCCATCGGCGCCCTGTACCACCTGATCCCGAAAGTCTTCGGCCGCGAGCAGATGTACAGCGTCGGCCTGATCAATACCCACTTCTGGCTCGCCACCATCGGCACCGTGCTCTACATCGCCTCGATGTGGGTCAACGGTATCGCCCAGGGCCTGATGTGGCGTGCGGTCAACGAAGACGGCACCCTCACCTACTCCTTCGTCGAAACCCTGGTGGCCAGCCACCCAGGCTTCATCGTGCGACTGGTCGGTGGTGCGATCTTCCTCAGCGGCATGTTCCTGATGGCTTACAACACCTGGCGCACCGTGCGTGCCGCAGTGCCAGCCGAAGTCAACGCCGCTGCGCAGATGGCCTGA
- a CDS encoding alpha/beta family hydrolase — translation MSNEHKASIDGDQWAQCVQERGWLWEVAAVADPLEAPTLILAHGAGAPMDSGFMNDIAARLAGHGVNVLRFEFPYMAQRRLDGGKRPPNPASKLLECWREVHALVRPYVTGVLALGGKSMGGRMASLLADELAADALVCLGYPFYAAGKPEKPRVVHLAELATPSLIVQGERDALGNRQAVEAYSLAPSIELYWLAAADHDLKPLKASGFTHEQHLESAAAKVAAFLQTLA, via the coding sequence ATGAGCAATGAGCACAAGGCCAGTATTGACGGGGATCAATGGGCGCAGTGCGTGCAGGAGCGCGGCTGGTTATGGGAGGTCGCCGCTGTTGCCGACCCGTTGGAAGCACCGACGCTGATCCTGGCCCACGGTGCCGGCGCGCCGATGGACAGCGGGTTCATGAACGACATCGCTGCACGCCTTGCCGGGCATGGGGTGAACGTCTTGCGCTTCGAGTTTCCCTACATGGCCCAGCGGCGCCTGGACGGCGGCAAGCGGCCGCCCAACCCGGCGAGCAAACTCCTGGAATGCTGGCGTGAGGTGCATGCTCTGGTGCGACCTTATGTCACTGGGGTCCTGGCGCTGGGCGGCAAGTCCATGGGCGGGCGCATGGCCAGCCTGCTGGCCGACGAACTGGCGGCCGACGCCCTGGTGTGCCTGGGTTATCCCTTCTATGCGGCGGGCAAGCCGGAGAAGCCGCGGGTTGTGCACCTGGCCGAACTGGCGACGCCGAGCCTGATCGTGCAGGGCGAGCGTGACGCCCTGGGCAATCGCCAGGCGGTCGAAGCCTACTCGCTGGCGCCCAGTATCGAGCTGTACTGGCTGGCGGCCGCTGATCACGATCTCAAGCCCCTGAAGGCCTCAGGCTTCACCCATGAGCAGCATCTGGAGTCTGCGGCGGCAAAGGTCGCGGCGTTCCTGCAAACACTGGCCTGA
- a CDS encoding methyl-accepting chemotaxis protein: MRNNQPVTQRERTFPAQQRLISTTDAKGVITYCNDAFVEISGFSREELVRAPHNLVRHPDVPAAVFAHMWGTLKQGLPWMGIVKNRCKTGDHYWVNAYVTPVFEGNQVVGYESVRVKPTAEQVRRAEALYQRINTGKSAIPKRDKWLPVLQDWLPFILVSQLSFMIGAWLNSHWGFALAAALSVPLGLLGLSWQQRGLKRLLRLAEQTTSDPLIAQMYTDSRGAQARLEMSILSQEARLKTCLTRLQDTAEHLNEQARQSDTLAHNSSSGLERQRVETEQVATAVNQMAATTQEVASHVQRTADATQEANRLTGRGRDIAGETREAIQRLSVVVGETGLTVTQLAKDSDEIGGVVDVIKGIADQTNLLALNAAIEAARAGEMGRGFAVVADEVRQLAQRTSESTGQIHTLIAKLQQTAATAVQTMDAGHRQAEEGVARVLEADQALVGISEAVANITDMTTQIAAATEEQSSVAEEISRNISTIAQLADQTSEQAQHSAALSEALTLTAHTQYSLVERFNR; encoded by the coding sequence ATGCGTAATAACCAGCCTGTCACTCAGCGCGAACGTACCTTCCCGGCTCAACAACGGTTGATTTCCACCACCGACGCCAAAGGCGTGATCACCTACTGCAACGACGCCTTTGTCGAGATCAGTGGGTTCTCCCGTGAAGAACTGGTTCGCGCACCGCACAACCTGGTACGTCACCCCGATGTGCCGGCGGCGGTGTTTGCGCACATGTGGGGCACCTTGAAACAAGGCTTGCCATGGATGGGCATCGTCAAGAACCGCTGCAAGACCGGCGACCACTACTGGGTCAACGCCTATGTAACGCCGGTGTTCGAAGGCAACCAGGTGGTGGGCTACGAGTCGGTACGGGTCAAACCCACCGCCGAGCAGGTACGCCGCGCCGAAGCCCTCTACCAACGCATCAACACCGGCAAGTCGGCCATTCCCAAGCGTGACAAGTGGTTACCGGTGCTGCAGGACTGGCTGCCGTTCATTCTGGTCAGCCAACTGAGCTTCATGATCGGCGCCTGGCTCAACTCCCATTGGGGCTTTGCCCTGGCTGCGGCGCTCTCGGTACCGCTGGGCCTGCTGGGCCTGAGCTGGCAGCAACGCGGCCTCAAGCGCCTGTTGCGCCTGGCCGAGCAGACCACTTCCGACCCGCTGATTGCCCAGATGTACACCGACAGCCGCGGCGCCCAGGCACGCCTGGAAATGTCGATCCTGAGCCAGGAAGCGCGCCTGAAGACCTGCCTGACCCGCCTGCAGGACACCGCCGAGCACCTCAACGAGCAGGCTCGCCAGTCCGATACCCTGGCCCACAACAGCTCCAGCGGCCTGGAACGTCAGCGGGTCGAGACCGAGCAAGTGGCCACCGCAGTCAACCAGATGGCCGCCACCACCCAGGAAGTGGCCAGCCACGTGCAACGCACCGCCGACGCCACCCAGGAAGCCAATCGCCTCACCGGTCGTGGCCGGGACATCGCCGGGGAAACCCGTGAAGCCATCCAGCGCCTGTCGGTGGTGGTGGGCGAAACCGGCCTGACCGTGACCCAGCTGGCCAAGGACAGCGACGAGATCGGCGGCGTGGTGGACGTGATCAAGGGCATCGCCGACCAGACCAACCTGCTGGCATTGAACGCGGCCATCGAAGCGGCACGCGCCGGAGAAATGGGTCGCGGCTTTGCCGTGGTCGCCGATGAAGTGCGTCAGTTGGCCCAGCGCACCAGCGAGTCCACCGGGCAGATCCACACCCTGATCGCCAAGCTGCAGCAAACCGCCGCCACTGCCGTGCAGACCATGGACGCCGGTCATCGCCAGGCCGAAGAAGGCGTGGCCCGAGTCCTGGAAGCCGACCAGGCGCTGGTGGGCATCAGCGAAGCGGTCGCCAATATCACCGACATGACCACCCAGATCGCTGCCGCCACCGAAGAGCAAAGCTCGGTGGCCGAAGAGATCAGCCGCAATATCAGCACCATCGCGCAACTGGCGGACCAGACTTCGGAGCAGGCCCAGCACTCGGCCGCACTCAGCGAAGCCCTGACCCTCACCGCACACACCCAGTACTCGCTGGTGGAGCGTTTCAACCGTTAA
- a CDS encoding CPBP family intramembrane glutamic endopeptidase translates to MTALPWMYLALLSIGYALALSYGQLGLLAALSILLLLCAGLAVRQQRSRVGQYLGHGLFVVLALALAMHWLPGFYNGRAIDPQRFTDDAVPFSMYLNQDKPLIGFWLLLVCPWIVGRRSLRLSLYATAVALTLCAVAALGGALLLGIISWAPKWPDQAWLWVLNNLLLVTLVEEALFRGYIQGGLSRRFKALPYGENLALLCAALLFGLVHLGAGWQWTLLAGIAGVGYGLAYRFGGLSAAIATHFGLNLLHFGLFTYPMLAG, encoded by the coding sequence ATGACCGCTCTGCCATGGATGTATCTGGCACTCCTTTCTATTGGCTACGCACTGGCCCTGAGCTATGGCCAATTGGGACTGCTGGCTGCCCTTTCGATCCTCCTTCTGCTCTGTGCCGGCCTTGCCGTGCGCCAGCAACGCAGCCGGGTCGGCCAATATCTGGGCCACGGCCTGTTCGTGGTGCTCGCCCTGGCCCTGGCCATGCACTGGCTGCCCGGCTTCTACAACGGCCGGGCCATCGACCCGCAACGTTTTACCGATGATGCCGTGCCGTTTTCCATGTACCTGAACCAGGACAAGCCGCTGATCGGTTTCTGGCTGCTGCTGGTGTGCCCGTGGATCGTTGGCCGACGCTCGTTGCGCCTGTCGCTGTATGCCACCGCCGTGGCCCTGACCCTGTGCGCCGTGGCTGCGCTGGGTGGCGCACTGCTGCTGGGGATCATCAGCTGGGCCCCGAAATGGCCGGATCAGGCCTGGCTGTGGGTGCTCAACAACCTGCTGCTGGTGACCCTGGTGGAGGAAGCGCTGTTCCGTGGCTATATCCAGGGCGGTCTTAGCCGACGCTTCAAGGCGCTGCCCTACGGCGAGAACCTGGCGCTGCTGTGCGCAGCCCTGCTGTTCGGCCTGGTCCACCTGGGCGCGGGGTGGCAATGGACCCTACTGGCGGGCATCGCCGGGGTCGGCTACGGTCTGGCCTATCGTTTTGGCGGCCTGAGCGCGGCGATTGCCACTCACTTCGGTCTCAATCTGCTGCATTTCGGCTTGTTCACCTATCCGATGCTGGCCGGATAA
- the acnA gene encoding aconitate hydratase AcnA, which yields MPSLDSLKTLKTLKVDDKTYHYFSLPDAAKSLGDIDALPMSLKVLLENLLRWEDDKTVTGADLKALAAWLKERRSDREIQYRPARVLMQDFTGVPAVVDLAAMRAAMAKAGGDPQRINPLSPVDLVIDHSVMVDKFASSSAFEQNVDIEMQRNGERYAFLRWGQSAFDNFSVVPPGTGICHQVNLEYLGRTVWTKDEDGRTYAFPDTLVGTDSHTTMINGLGVLGWGVGGIEAEAAMLGQPVSMLIPEVIGFKLTGKLKEGITATDLVLTVTQMLRKKGVVGKFVEFYGDGLADLPLADRATIANMAPEYGATCGFFPVDDITLDYLRLSGRPAELVKLVEAYSKAQGLWRLPGKEPVFTDSLALDMGSVEASLAGPKRPQDRVALPNVAQAFSDFLDLQFKPTSKEEGRLESEGGGGVAVGNADLVGEADYLDAGQTYRLKNGAVVIAAITSCTNTSNPSVMMAAGLVAKKAVEKGLQRKPWVKSSLAPGSKVVTDYYKAAGLTQYLDQLGFDLVGYGCTTCIGNSGPLQEPIEKAIQQADLTVASVLSGNRNFEGRVHPLVKTNWLASPPLVVAYALAGTVRIDLSSEPLGHGKDGQPVYLRDIWPSSREIADAVAQVNTRMFHKEYAEVFAGDAQWQAIEVPQAATYVWQDDSTYIQHPPFFDDIAGPLPQITDVSGARVLALLGDSVTTDHISPAGNIKADSPAGRYLRDKGVEPRDFNSYGSRRGNHEVMMRGTFANIRIRNEMLGGEEGGNTLYIPTGEKLAIYDAAMRYQADGTPLVVIAGQEYGTGSSRDWAAKGTNLLGVKAVIAESFERIHRSNLVGMGVLPLQFKLDQNRKSLKLTGKETLDILGLSDVELTPRMNLPLVITREDGSQEKIEVLCRIDTLNEVEYFKSGGILHYVLRQLIAS from the coding sequence ATGCCATCCCTCGATAGCCTGAAAACCCTTAAGACCCTGAAGGTCGATGACAAGACCTATCACTATTTCAGCCTGCCGGACGCCGCCAAAAGCCTGGGCGATATCGATGCCCTGCCCATGTCGCTGAAAGTCCTGCTGGAAAACCTGCTGCGCTGGGAAGACGACAAGACCGTCACCGGCGCCGACCTCAAGGCCCTCGCCGCCTGGCTCAAGGAGCGCCGCTCCGACCGCGAGATCCAATACCGCCCGGCCCGGGTGCTGATGCAGGACTTCACCGGCGTGCCGGCGGTGGTCGACCTGGCCGCCATGCGTGCCGCCATGGCCAAGGCCGGCGGCGACCCGCAGCGGATCAATCCGCTGTCGCCGGTGGACCTGGTGATCGACCACTCGGTGATGGTGGACAAGTTCGCCAGCAGCAGCGCCTTCGAACAGAACGTCGACATCGAGATGCAGCGCAACGGCGAACGCTACGCCTTCCTGCGCTGGGGCCAGAGCGCCTTCGACAACTTCAGCGTGGTGCCGCCGGGCACCGGCATCTGCCATCAGGTCAACCTGGAATACCTGGGGCGCACGGTCTGGACCAAGGACGAGGACGGCCGCACCTACGCCTTCCCCGATACCTTGGTGGGCACCGACTCGCACACCACCATGATCAATGGCCTCGGGGTGCTGGGCTGGGGCGTGGGCGGCATCGAGGCAGAAGCGGCGATGCTCGGCCAGCCGGTGTCGATGCTGATTCCGGAAGTCATCGGCTTCAAGCTCACCGGCAAGCTCAAGGAAGGCATCACCGCCACCGACCTGGTGCTGACGGTGACCCAGATGCTGCGCAAGAAGGGCGTGGTGGGCAAATTCGTCGAGTTCTATGGCGATGGCCTGGCCGACCTGCCCCTGGCGGACCGCGCCACCATCGCCAACATGGCACCGGAATACGGCGCCACCTGCGGTTTCTTCCCGGTGGACGACATCACCCTGGATTACCTGCGCCTGTCCGGGCGCCCTGCCGAGCTGGTGAAGCTGGTAGAAGCCTACAGCAAGGCCCAGGGCCTGTGGCGCCTGCCGGGCAAGGAGCCGGTATTCACCGACAGCCTGGCCCTGGACATGGGCAGCGTCGAAGCCAGCCTCGCCGGACCGAAACGGCCGCAGGACCGGGTGGCACTGCCCAACGTGGCCCAGGCTTTCAGCGACTTCCTCGACCTGCAGTTCAAACCCACCAGCAAGGAAGAAGGCCGCCTGGAAAGCGAGGGCGGCGGCGGTGTCGCCGTGGGCAACGCCGATCTGGTGGGCGAAGCCGATTACCTGGATGCAGGCCAGACCTATCGCCTGAAAAACGGCGCGGTGGTGATCGCCGCCATCACCTCCTGCACCAACACCTCCAACCCCAGCGTGATGATGGCCGCCGGACTGGTGGCAAAGAAAGCCGTGGAAAAGGGCCTGCAACGCAAGCCCTGGGTCAAGAGCTCCCTGGCTCCTGGCTCCAAGGTGGTGACCGACTACTACAAGGCCGCGGGCCTGACGCAATACCTGGACCAGCTGGGCTTCGACCTGGTGGGTTATGGCTGCACCACCTGCATCGGCAACTCCGGACCGCTGCAGGAGCCGATCGAAAAAGCCATTCAGCAGGCCGATCTCACCGTGGCTTCGGTGCTGTCGGGCAACCGCAACTTCGAGGGCCGGGTCCATCCTCTGGTCAAAACCAACTGGCTGGCCTCGCCGCCGCTGGTGGTGGCCTATGCCCTGGCCGGTACGGTGCGCATCGACCTCAGCAGCGAGCCCCTGGGGCACGGCAAGGACGGCCAGCCGGTGTACCTGCGGGACATCTGGCCCAGCAGCCGGGAAATCGCCGACGCCGTAGCCCAGGTCAACACCCGGATGTTCCACAAGGAATACGCCGAAGTGTTTGCCGGTGATGCGCAGTGGCAAGCCATCGAAGTGCCGCAAGCGGCCACCTATGTCTGGCAGGACGACTCGACCTATATCCAGCACCCGCCATTCTTCGATGACATTGCCGGCCCGCTGCCGCAGATCACCGATGTCAGCGGCGCCCGGGTCCTGGCCCTGCTGGGGGACTCGGTGACCACCGACCACATCTCCCCCGCCGGCAATATCAAGGCCGACAGCCCGGCCGGCCGCTACCTGCGGGACAAGGGCGTGGAACCGCGGGACTTCAACTCCTACGGCTCACGGCGTGGCAACCACGAAGTGATGATGCGCGGCACCTTCGCCAACATCCGCATCCGCAACGAAATGCTCGGCGGCGAGGAAGGTGGCAACACCTTGTACATTCCCACCGGCGAGAAGCTGGCGATCTATGACGCAGCCATGCGCTACCAGGCCGACGGCACGCCGCTGGTAGTGATCGCCGGCCAGGAGTACGGCACCGGCTCCAGCCGCGACTGGGCGGCCAAGGGCACCAACCTGCTGGGGGTCAAGGCGGTGATCGCCGAAAGTTTCGAACGGATTCACCGCTCCAACCTGGTGGGCATGGGGGTCTTGCCCTTGCAGTTCAAGCTGGATCAGAACCGCAAGAGCCTGAAGCTCACCGGCAAGGAAACCCTGGACATCCTCGGTCTGAGCGATGTGGAACTGACACCGCGGATGAACCTGCCCCTGGTCATCACCCGCGAAGATGGCAGCCAGGAGAAAATCGAGGTGCTGTGCCGCATCGATACCTTGAATGAAGTGGAGTACTTCAAGTCCGGAGGGATCCTGCACTACGTGTTGCGGCAATTGATTGCATCCTGA
- the rlmM gene encoding 23S rRNA (cytidine(2498)-2'-O)-methyltransferase RlmM — MNTLFIHCRPGFEGEVCSEIADHAARLNVAGYAKAKPSSACAEFICTEDDGAQRLMQGLRFSELIFPRQWARGGFIELPETDRISVILAYLAAFPQCGSLWLEVVDTNDGKELSNFCKKFEGPLRKALSAAGKLVEDAAKPRLLLTFKSGREVFVGLADAGNSAMWPMGIPRLKFPREAPSRSTLKLEEAWHHFIPRDQWDERLHSDMTGVDLGAAPGGWTWQLVNRGMLVTAVDNGPMAESLMDTGLVQHLMADGFTFKPRQPVDWMVCDIVEKPARNAALLETWIGEGHCREAVVNLKLPMKQRYAEVKRLLERIEEGFKARGIRVAIGCKQLYHDREEVTCHLRRLDVKKPKSA, encoded by the coding sequence ATGAACACCCTGTTTATCCACTGCCGGCCCGGTTTCGAGGGCGAGGTCTGCTCCGAGATCGCCGATCACGCTGCTCGCTTGAATGTCGCCGGCTACGCCAAGGCCAAACCCAGCAGCGCCTGCGCCGAGTTCATCTGCACCGAGGACGACGGCGCCCAGCGCCTGATGCAGGGGTTGCGCTTCTCGGAACTGATCTTTCCCCGGCAGTGGGCCCGTGGCGGCTTCATCGAGTTGCCGGAAACCGACCGCATCAGCGTGATCCTGGCCTATCTGGCCGCTTTTCCCCAGTGTGGCAGCCTGTGGCTGGAAGTGGTGGATACCAATGACGGCAAGGAGCTGTCTAACTTCTGCAAGAAGTTCGAAGGACCGCTGCGCAAGGCCCTGAGCGCCGCCGGCAAGCTGGTGGAGGATGCCGCCAAGCCACGCTTGTTGCTCACCTTCAAGAGCGGTCGCGAGGTCTTTGTCGGCCTGGCGGATGCCGGTAACTCGGCCATGTGGCCGATGGGCATACCGCGGCTGAAATTCCCCCGGGAAGCGCCGAGCCGCTCGACCCTGAAGCTGGAAGAGGCCTGGCATCACTTCATCCCCCGTGATCAATGGGACGAGCGCCTGCACAGCGACATGACCGGGGTTGACCTGGGGGCGGCGCCGGGAGGCTGGACCTGGCAACTGGTCAATCGCGGCATGCTGGTGACTGCCGTCGACAATGGTCCGATGGCCGAAAGCCTGATGGATACCGGCCTAGTGCAGCACTTGATGGCGGACGGCTTTACCTTCAAGCCACGGCAGCCGGTGGACTGGATGGTCTGCGACATCGTCGAGAAGCCGGCGCGCAACGCGGCGCTGCTGGAAACCTGGATCGGGGAGGGCCATTGCCGCGAAGCAGTGGTCAACCTGAAGCTGCCGATGAAGCAGCGTTACGCCGAAGTGAAGCGTCTGCTGGAGCGGATCGAAGAAGGCTTCAAGGCCCGGGGGATTCGCGTGGCGATTGGCTGCAAGCAGCTGTATCACGACCGCGAGGAAGTGACCTGCCACCTGCGGCGCCTGGATGTGAAAAAGCCCAAGTCGGCGTAG